One window from the genome of Heptranchias perlo isolate sHepPer1 chromosome 22, sHepPer1.hap1, whole genome shotgun sequence encodes:
- the emp2 gene encoding epithelial membrane protein 2 — MLVLLGFILAFHVATAALLFIATIDNAWWKNDISSTDIWQTCYFNGSNCDDKNILRYGDCIKAIQATMCLSVIFCCISFIVFVVQLFRLQKGQRFFIAGSFQLLSSLSVMIAAAIYTNQEQTFHQNLHGGNYGYSYILAWIAFAFTLISGVMYIVLRKRK, encoded by the exons ATGCTGGTGCTTCTGGGATTTATTCTTGCCTTTCACGTAGCAACAGCAGCCCTGCTGTTCATCGCCACGATAGACAAT GCCTGGTGGAAAAATGACATAAGCAGCACTGATATATGGCAGACCTGCTACTTCAATGGATCTAATTGTGACGATAAAAATATTCTGAGATATGGAG ACTGCATCAAGGCAATACAGGCGACAATGTGTCTGTCGGTCATCTTTTGTTGTATTTCATTCATTGTGTTTGTCGTTCAACTGTTCCGATTGCAGAAGGGACAGAGATTTTTCATTGCTGGAAGCTTTCAGCTGCTCTCTA gtctCAGTGTAATGATTGCAGCTGCCATTTATACAAACCAGGAACAAACCTTCCATCAAAATTTGCATGGAGGAAATTACGGATACTCTTACATTCTAGCCTGGATCGCTTTTGCTTTTACTCTGATCAGTGGTGTGATGTATATTGTTTTACGAAAGCGTAAATAG